TGCCAGGTAATGACTTCCGGCTGCTGTTCGAAGCGGCAGCCGATGAAGAGGAGATGCTACTGCCGGATTAACAACGCTATACGGACGGGACCATTCGCGTCTGTTCGCGTTGGCGGTCGGCGAATTACTTGAACAATCTGACGCAAATGGCTGTGGCCATTGCTCTGTTTTGACCTTTGTGTTACCTATTGTGCTACCTAACGTCCTACAAATGGGGGGCGCCAAAGCCAGCATCCCGACGTAGGTGGCCTCGCACTGCGGGCCAGCAGAGGTGTCCCCGATCAACATCGTAAATCCGCGTTCCCGAGCCTCCTTTTCGATCCCTTGAAGAATACCGGAAAGAACGGGTTCGCGATGTCCGACACCAGAACAATAAGCGCATCGGAACGACCCCGGCGAAAATCAATAGCTTGTCGATTGAACTGAAATCCGATCGACCTTGCAGCCTCGTTCACGCGGGTTCGGGTATCCTCCTTCACGTCGCCTGTACGCTCGAATTTCTGCTTTTGAGGCGCTTAGCCGACTGGCGGCTCATCACGAGAGCGGTCCGGCAGCTTTAGGAGTAGTCGATTTGTAATATGGGTGCCAACTATTCGTCCCAATTGGGACAGGCTGCGGCCGGCAAGCTGCGCCTAGGTCTCCCAAAAGGCTCAGGCGCTGGCATCGGAAAAGGGGCGGCTGCTAAATTCTGAATGACCGATATGAGGCGCATGCGGTCCGGCAGTATAGGGAACGAGAGCAGAAGGTCTGCTTCTGGTGCAAACCAGCGGAAAGGCGCCATTCCGCTGGTGGCGCGATCTTGGCCGCAACGACGTTGGTTGCCGCTGCCTGAAAGCAGACACGGTGATACCGCGTTGGCAGCTTTGGCGCCTCAGAGCGATATTGAGGCTCAGGACGGTTTTAATCTCACCTCGCGACCAATCAGCTTGGAAAAGCGGCATAGTCCGGATGCTCGTACCCCCAGCGGCCGGCGGAGATCGCATGATGCACGCCAGCTTCCTGCGCCGCCTCCAACACCTCCTCCGTGCTGTTGTCCTTGTCGGTGCAAACGAGCCAGCCTCCGCTTCTATGGTTTCCGAACGAATTAAAATGATCTTGAGAAAACCATTATCAAATGCGCGTCCCGAAATGGGGGCGAAGGCGATGCCAGCGCATCGGAGCGGAAGTTCTATGCCGGCGACCCTCCGCGGAAGTCGGTGCGAAAACTCCTGCCACAGCCCGCAACCGGAACATCAGATGTGCTGGTGCATTGCTAGTGAACGCCAATTCGACTGGGGCGCAAAATGCATCGCGCGATCACAAATGCATGGGCAATGGTGCGAGAAGCCGTCGTTGGGTTCGTCAACGACAATGCTCTCAGCCATGGCGCAGCAATCGCTTTTTATGCCACAACATCGTTGGCGCCAATTCTGCTCATCGTGGTTGCAATTGCGGGTCTCGCATTCGGTCACGAGGCAGCCCAAGCGGCATTGTCCGCCCAAATCACAGGGATGATGGGTACAGAAAGCGCAAATATCCTGCAAACCGCACTGAAGAGCGCATCCGAAAAGCCATCCGGCGGCACCTGGGCGGCGGTGATTGGCATCATCACCTTGCTTGTGAGCGCTTCCGGGGTCTTCGGCGAAATACAGCAGTCCTTGAACATGATATGGAAGGTCGAAGCGCAGGGCAGTTCGTTGTCGCGCCTGGTGCGCGCACGTGCGGTAAGTCTGGGACTGGTCACCGCACTTGGCTTCATGTTGCTCGTCTCTCTAGTCGCGAGCGCGGCGATTTCGGCCCTAGGCAACCTCATCAACGCACAGCTGCCGTTCGGGACACTTGTCCTGGCCGTTATCAACGCGGTCGTTTCTTTTGTCCTCCTCGCAGCTATTTTCGCCGCTATCTTCAAGATCTTGCCTGATCGAACCCTGGAATGGCGGGATGTCTGGATTGGCGCTGTTGTGACCGCTGCCCTGTTCACGCTCGGGAAATCGCTTATCGGTTGGTATATAGGCTCCAGCGCGGTCGCGGCCTCATATGGGGCCGCCGGTGGGCTGCTCGTCATCCTGTTGTGGGCTTACTACTCGGCGGAAATTTTTCTTTTTGGTGCGGAAATCACTCGCGCCTACTCCATTCGACACGGCAGCAGGTCCGATCAGGAAGCTGTGCTTCACAATGCTTGACCTGCAAGACATGCCACTATCGCCGGCTGATCCCCGGTCCTGATCGCGTACTCTGATCAGGTCTAGGCTCGCCGGGATCGAGGTGGTTGGGGTCTTCGCCCGGCGAGCTGTCCACCTGCACGGAAAGTACTGGCCGTGGGTTTGCCCATCAGCCGTGACTTATCCAATATCGGTGCGGTTAAGCCCCACAAGCACGCCCAACTGCTGGGGGGCTTTTTTGGGTCAGTCGGGAACATCCTCGCCCTGAGGCTGTTCAGTCACACCCGGCTCGTTCTTAAGCGGTCCTGCCGGTGACCAAGATGGCCCCTCACTCATCATGGTCGGCCCGCGCTCGGAAGCAAGCGCGGGCCATCCCTGAACAAGTCCGGGGCAACCGGCCAGGCAATTGCAGCATCGATGGTGGCCGGCCGCCTTGACCGAACTTGCGGGCCAATTCCTCCTAGGTTGACGACGAAATATCGGTAGCAATTTCTACAATTTTCAATTTGGCTGGAAACCCTTTCTACCCGCAAGCGTTGAATTAGCACGGCTGCATTAAAGCAGTTGCATTCGGAGGAATTTTGATGAATTCGAAAATGCTCATTCTCGGCGCGACATTTGCCCTTATGACCGGATCGGCCTTTGCCGGCAATTCCACTGGCACGTCTGCGCTCGACGATCCTGCAAGAATGTCTCCTTTCTTCACGGACAGCAGCATGAAGACCATGAAGTCTGAGGCCGAAGCGAAAACCGCTTGGTCGGCTATGTCTCAGGAGGATAAGGACGCGGTGATGAAGGACTGCGCTGACGCAGATATTGCGAAGGCCCATGAGAACTTCTGCAAAGCTGCGATGATGATGGGCAAATAGGCCCAGCACCTATCTTAATATAATACGCGCCCGCTGGCCCCGGCCGGCAGGCGTTTTCATTTGCCCTCGGACCCTGGGCCAATTCGCACAGTTGCTCCCCTGGGATGGCGCGGGCCACTCGATCTGAGACTCTGTCAATCGCCCGTCGGGCCTGATGCCCTCCATGGCGCAAGCCGGAATGCATAACGATTGCGGATGTGGCTGTTAAAATAGACTCCCTTGGCAAAGGCAGCTTTGAACGCAGCAACGGCCTCAGCAGGTACGTCCAAGAACTCGTAATGCTTCCCGCTCGCTACAAACCAAACCGACAGAACCCTAGTGTTGGGGTCATATTCGAACTTGCGTATCGAGGTCGACGGCATGGTATGCCATTCAAAAACTCAGCTAGCCGAGTTGGATCGCCAGCTACAGGCTGAAACTGTATTCGAATATGTGGCCGCGCTTTTCGTCGGCAACCCTGATCCAGATGGGCTCGCTGGTGCGCAGAGTGACTTCGCGCTCTGTCGCTTCCCGCGCCGCCCTGATCGGCGTTGTCGCATGGACGATGTGGGTAGCCGTCACGGTATCGCCGTCCATTTCCTCAACGTGGAATTTCGGCACTTTTGGTCCTAAGCGTCCAGTTCGAGCGGCTCGTGCTCCGGATCGGCATGATAAGTGACCTGGCGAAAATCGCGCATATCAATCTGTTGCCCGCAAACAGGGCAGGGGAGGAAATGCGCGAGTTCGCTCGCGGGCGGTCCTTCATGTCGGTGCCCGATTAATGGTCTGCCGAGATCAGATAGCCTGGTCATTGTTTCCGCAGCGCCTTGGCTACCCGCTCTAAAGTCTCGCGTTGGTTGCCGTGCTTCGCGATCAGCTCTTTGACCTGCTGGGGTGTGATGCCGGTCTTTGTTGCGAAATATTCAACTTCATAATCCTCATCGGCCGAGACACGGTCCCGATCGCGGAAATCCCGCTTGCTCTTGTCATCGGCCATATCGTTTCCTCCTTCGCTCATCCCGCAACGCCGAGTTGACGTGTTTGTTGCACCAAAAGGCTGATTTCCGGTTTCGGAACTATTTTAGCTTAATCTTATTGAATCGCGGAGGGTGGGTCAGTGCATGCGTTTGAAGTTCATCGAGCCGTTGATGCCGACCCTTGTGGAGAAGCCTCCCGAGGGTGGAGGCTGGACCCACGAGGTGAAGTTCGACGGCTACCGTTCCCAGATGATCATCGATGAAGACGGCACACGCATTTATACGCGCAATGGCCACGACTGGACTGCGAAATATCGCGACATGGTGAGAGAGGCCAAGCGCCTTGGTGCCAAAAGCGCCATTGTCGACGGCGAGATAGTCGTTCTGAACGACAGGGGCCTTTCGGACTTCGCAGCGCTGCGCAAAGCCATCACCCGCCGGCAACACGACTTGTATTTTGTTGCCTTTGATCTGCTTCATCTTAACGGCCACGATCTGCGCGATAAGGCGCTAGAGGAGCGGCGCGAGATCCTGGCCAGCATGATCGAGCTCGGCGGGCGCATTCAATTCAGCGAGCCGCTGCCGGGCGAAGCGAAGGCCATCTTTCACTTGCTCGACAACGCCGGACTTGAAGGCATGGTGTCGAAGCGGAAGGACAGCAAATACCGAAGCGGTCCGTCGACCAACTGGCTGAAGGCCAAGTGCTATGCGATTGACGAGTTCGATCTGCTCGGCGTCGAGCGTGAAGCGGGCAAGCCGGCTTTCGCTCTGATGGCTGAGCGCGGCACCGGGCGTTATGTCGGAAGCGCATTCGTCACCTTGAACCGGGAAATGCGCGAGAGGCTATGGAAACGCGTCCAAGAGCACTCAGGCACGGCGCCCAAGGGCATCATGAAGCGGCCGGCCACGCAATGGGTCAAGCCGGGGCTGATCGGCCGCGTGAAGCACCTGCGCGGCGAGGACGACCTGCGGCATGCATCGCTGCAGGACTTCCGCGAGGAGAACAAATAGCAGCTCCACAACTGGTCATCGCTTTTGCGAGAGGCGCGCATCCTAACGCCGCAAAGGCGGAGCTGAACGCGATACCGCAGGAACTCGCCTCACGCTTGTCAACGGTTAACACGGCTAAGAACGCCTAACACAATTCACTTCGTCACTGTCATTGCCAAGAATAGGTATGGAGTTTTTAGACATTTATTCATCTACTCGTGCTTTCTAGTGAGCTATGTCTTTCAGCACCTTCACCCGGATCTGGTTTGGAGGATGTCGTGGTCACGATCATAATTAATGCCGACAGCGGAGGTTTCCGCATGGCACATCTTACCGCCGATACGCCTATCTGATCGCGTTCCCGTTTTTCGATCAATACCCAATCAAGCACTCAACGACCACACCGTTGCGCTGGTTGCGAGCTAAAACACCGCCGGCCTTGGTTTGGAAAAGGGGCTGACATCCTTGGAGGCGCATTATGACAAAGATTTTTGAGATCCTGGTGGGAAGCATGGCCATTGGAGCCGTTCTCGCAAATCTTTGCATGCCGGCGAACGCCGCAGTTGGCGACGACGGAACCACTGCACCCATTGGCACGAGCGGTGCCACTGTCGGAACCGAGTCCCCCGACAATCCGACCAATACGGATCTGACTCGCATTGTCGACGCTATGTCGAGCGCCGAAATCACTCGGTTCAAGAAGCGCTGCATCGACGTGATCGAGAGCCGGGGCGTTTATGATCGTGACCTGCGCCAGCTCTGCCTGCTGATCTGGCGCCACTAACCAAACCGTTCGCAAGTGCCGGAGCTGTCGACATGACACTCTCCAGTTCCGACAGTGGAGGCCCGCCCACCGAAAGGTTGGCGGGCTTTTAGATAGCGGCCCTTACCCTACGGTTGGGTAAGTGTTTCCGCCCGATTACCTGGCGTGCAGGCTTTCGTGACACAGTCGGCAATAGCCAAGAACGCTCAATCGGCGCTCGATGCCGCTAATCAGGCGGTTGCCGACGCCAAAGCGGCGCTCGACGCGCTGAATGCGAAAGCGGCTGACCCGAATACCCCGCCCGAAGATGTCCTACGATGTGGGTGGCCGTCACGGTCTCGCCGGCCATTTCCTCGACATGGTATTTCGGCATTTCGCGCGCTCCCAAGCGTCTAATTCAAGCGGCTCGTGATCTGGTTGCTCGTGCCACATCACTTGACGGAAGTCGCGGCGGTCAACCTGCTGGTCGCATATCGGGCCATAGGTCGAAACGGTCTTGTCCGTCTGCCGGCGAATGTGGTTTGCCGGGGATGCGTGGGCCAAGGTCTGCTATTCTGGTCATGCTCGAACGAACACGATTCCGCGGCAAAAGTTCCGTCAGTTTGGTCTTCTCAGTTGGTGAAAGACATC
This region of Mesorhizobium sp. C432A genomic DNA includes:
- a CDS encoding KTSC domain-containing protein, with the protein product MPSTSIRKFEYDPNTRVLSVWFVASGKHYEFLDVPAEAVAAFKAAFAKGVYFNSHIRNRYAFRLAPWRASGPTGD
- a CDS encoding YihY/virulence factor BrkB family protein; its protein translation is MHRAITNAWAMVREAVVGFVNDNALSHGAAIAFYATTSLAPILLIVVAIAGLAFGHEAAQAALSAQITGMMGTESANILQTALKSASEKPSGGTWAAVIGIITLLVSASGVFGEIQQSLNMIWKVEAQGSSLSRLVRARAVSLGLVTALGFMLLVSLVASAAISALGNLINAQLPFGTLVLAVINAVVSFVLLAAIFAAIFKILPDRTLEWRDVWIGAVVTAALFTLGKSLIGWYIGSSAVAASYGAAGGLLVILLWAYYSAEIFLFGAEITRAYSIRHGSRSDQEAVLHNA
- a CDS encoding ATP-dependent DNA ligase; this encodes MRLKFIEPLMPTLVEKPPEGGGWTHEVKFDGYRSQMIIDEDGTRIYTRNGHDWTAKYRDMVREAKRLGAKSAIVDGEIVVLNDRGLSDFAALRKAITRRQHDLYFVAFDLLHLNGHDLRDKALEERREILASMIELGGRIQFSEPLPGEAKAIFHLLDNAGLEGMVSKRKDSKYRSGPSTNWLKAKCYAIDEFDLLGVEREAGKPAFALMAERGTGRYVGSAFVTLNREMRERLWKRVQEHSGTAPKGIMKRPATQWVKPGLIGRVKHLRGEDDLRHASLQDFREENK
- a CDS encoding DUF3606 domain-containing protein yields the protein MADDKSKRDFRDRDRVSADEDYEVEYFATKTGITPQQVKELIAKHGNQRETLERVAKALRKQ